Below is a genomic region from Candidatus Zixiibacteriota bacterium.
CTCGTTCAAGTCTTTTCAATGTCATTTGACAATACTCAGGATCAATCTCAATGCCGATGCTATTCCTATCAGCCTTCATGGCGGCGAGCATTGTAGTTCCTGTCCCTGAGAAAGGATCCAGGACTATATCTCCCCAGAAAGAAAACATCCTAACAAGCCGATAAGCCAACTGAAGAGGAAACGGGGCAGGGTGATCCTTGGTTGACGTGCCAGGAAGATCCCAAATTTGCTGGAACCATGTCTTGAATTCTTTCTTGTCAATCATACTTAGTTGACGTTGTCTTATAGTCGGTTTGCGATAACCACCGGGCTTGCGTTGCATAAGGATAAACTCAATATCATTTTTAATAATGGCATTAGGTTCGTAAGGTTTTCCGAAAAATTTGGTGCCATTATTAACCTCATATTCTGCTTTGGCAATTTTATACCAAATAATGGGATTCAAATTATCAAATCCTAATTTTCTGCATGATACTGCTATATCCGCGTGGAGAGGAACAACAACATGCCTACCGAATTTTCTCCGTGAAAGGCATACATCTCCAACCACGCAAACTAATCTTCCACCAGGCACCAAAATACGATAACAATGTTGCCAAACTTTAGAAAGTTCTTCTAAGAACTTTTCATAGTCTTTAATATGTCCCATCTGATCTGGATGATCGTGATACTTTTTGAGTGTCCAATATGGTGGTGAAGTAACGATTAGATGGATGCTCTCATCTGTCATAAAAGAAAGATTACGAGCGTCACCTTGAATTAAGCGATGTACAGTCTTATGATTAGTCACCTTTTAGAAACTCCCAAAGTCGAAAGCAGCATTCTAACTGCGTTTTCAATGGAATCTTTCTCATCCGATGCAAAAACAACTCCATCTATATTATGTGAGCGGAGGCGATTTTGGATATTTATATGCTCTTCAATAAAAGGATAATAAATAACAGCGCCAAATTTACTATCCGGAAAAGCTGATTTTAGCTTGGCGGCTTTGTTCACAATTTCATCAGATCTTTTATGAATGTCCCTTCTGGCTTCAATTCTCTTTATATCTATTCCAACTTCAATGTCACCTGCTTTTGGACTGGCGGCATCCAACTCAAACTGTTCTCCCCCTGCTACAAACATTCGTTTGTGGTACTCTAAGCCGCTAAATCTATTAAGGCTTTCAAGAATCTTTTTCTCCCAGCGTCCTTTCCCTTTTCGAATCTCCTTGTCGATGAAAGCAACTCTATCAATCTGACTCAGGGCTGGAATTTCTAAATAGGAGGGCAGAAATGGTTTGATGTACCCAGCAATTACTTTAGCACGATCTTCGCTTAATCTAGGATCATAGGTATCTACGTTTTTGATATCTAAATCACGTTCTATCGCCCTTGCTGCGATATTGCAGGCAGCCAAAAGCGGCTTCAAGATAAGCGGATAACCAATGATTGCTTTTGCAAGATCAAACGCAGTCATGCTTGAAAAAACAATGACTTCTACTTCACGTTTCTCGACAAACTTAGAAAATGCCTTCTGGAGGGCATCCTCTATAGCTTCTTGGCGTGAGTCTGCATCGTCCTTTACCCATTCTATGTAGTCTGAGTGGTTTTCATACTTGTCCGGCATTTCATGTACTCCTAGAAAGAATCTATGTCAATTTCATCAGT
It encodes:
- a CDS encoding site-specific DNA-methyltransferase; this encodes MTDESIHLIVTSPPYWTLKKYHDHPDQMGHIKDYEKFLEELSKVWQHCYRILVPGGRLVCVVGDVCLSRRKFGRHVVVPLHADIAVSCRKLGFDNLNPIIWYKIAKAEYEVNNGTKFFGKPYEPNAIIKNDIEFILMQRKPGGYRKPTIRQRQLSMIDKKEFKTWFQQIWDLPGTSTKDHPAPFPLQLAYRLVRMFSFWGDIVLDPFSGTGTTMLAAMKADRNSIGIEIDPEYCQMTLKRLEREGRTLFNQPVIKFEKLEKLFRGSHMNTVEKVTNTA